From Triticum aestivum cultivar Chinese Spring chromosome 4A, IWGSC CS RefSeq v2.1, whole genome shotgun sequence, a single genomic window includes:
- the LOC123087386 gene encoding histidine-containing phosphotransfer protein 2 → MKQPVVDVDKADALVRQLKGSCISIGAKKLSVSCTHFRQFYKEKPKGCLFVLTLLRNEFYDVRNKFQTMMHLEQQIAAYGPK, encoded by the exons AT GAAGCAGCCCGTGGTGGACGTCGACAAGGCGGACGCCCTGGTGCGTCAGCTCAAGGGGAGCTGCATCAG CATTGGTGCTAAGAAACTGAGCGTCTCCTGCACGCACTTCCGTCAGTTCTATAAGGAAAAACCCAAAGG ATGCCTCTTTGTGCTGACTCTTTTGAGGAATGAGTTTTATGATGTGCGCAACAAGTTCCAGACCATGATGCAT CTGGAGCAGCAGATCGCAGCCTATGGTCCTAAATAG
- the LOC123087385 gene encoding histidine-containing phosphotransfer protein 2 — MAAAALRVQLEALLENMFATGMVDEQFRQLQSLQEGGSASGFVAEVATLFIDDADRIIADIGSLLDQPVVDFDKVDAHVHQLKGSSSSVGAQKVKLACMHFRQFYEAKSKEGCLMALALVRSEFCDVRNKFQTMMQLEQQIEACSPK; from the exons ATGGCGGCCGCCGCGCTCAGGGTTCAGCTCGAGGCGCTCCTCGAGAACATGTTCGCCACG GGTATGGTGGACGAGCAGTTCCGGCAGCTGCAGTCGCTGCAGGAGGGGGGCAGCGCGTCGGGCTTCGTCGCCGAGGTCGCCACCCTCTTCATCGACGACGCCGACCGGATCATCGCCGACATCGGGAGCCTGCT GGACCAGCCCGTGGTGGATTTCGACAAGGTGGACGCCCACGTGCACCAGCTCAAGGGGAGCAGCTCGAG TGTTGGTGCTCAGAAAGTGAAGCTCGCCTGCATGCACTTCCGCCAGTTCTATGAGGCAAAAAGCAAAGAAGG GTGCCTCATGGCGTTGGCTCTTGTTAGGAGTGAGTTCTGTGATGTGCGCAACAAGTTCCAGACCATGATGCAG CTGGAGCAGCAGATCGAGGCCTGCAGTCCCAAGTAG